From the genome of Neomonachus schauinslandi chromosome 5, ASM220157v2, whole genome shotgun sequence, one region includes:
- the LOC110580807 gene encoding cationic amino acid transporter 3-like encodes MLRQALRRFGRKLVCRRPLEKKVYEFKSGIKPSTLDLVALGVGHTVGVGVYFLANEVAGNQAGPSIVISILVAGLTSLLAGLCYAEFGAWLPHSGSAYLYTYVTMGELWAFITGWNLILSLVARAVIVIQAWTLTFDILYGNRISATLHESISQHVPQVIADNLGYFAMILLLFTIEIQYLIYHDYHIIFKLLTLVKLLVLSFVIISGFIKGDLHNWKLTEEDYVQAGLNDTSSLGPLGSGGFVPFGFEGILRGAATCFYAFIGFDSIVTKVEEAQTPQRSIPKGIVISLLICFLVYFGVSAALTLMVPYYQLQPGSTLPEAFLHIGWASAYYVVAFSIFFSIAIGSYMNFTFPIRQVTFMMAMDGLLFPVLARFLFSAYGRFLTTVIFVTIAAIMAFFFGLTDLLDLSSIGTLISYSLVAFCLLIIRYQPEWTNEENEAQVQEENGGNEAQVQEENLGNEAQMQEENGSAAEKLTLQGLFFPGSPTPTPLSGQVVVVCSSLLVLLLTLLCLVLAQWPGLLSGDPAPITVVVLLLVLITGITGVIWRQPQSSTPFPFKVPAVPLLPLLSIFVNVCLMMQMTAGTWLRFGVWMLIGFALYLGYGIWHNLVV; translated from the coding sequence ATGCTACGTCAGGCACTTCGCAGATTTGGTCGAAAGCTGGTATGCAGACGTCCGCTGGAGAAAAAAGTGTATGAGTTTAAATCTGGCATAAAACCGAGCACTCTGGACTTAGTGGCCCTTGGTGTGGGCCACACAGTGGGTGTTGGTGTGTATTTCTTGGCTAATGAGGTGGCCGGTAATCAAGCAGGACCATCCATTGTGATCAGCATTTTGGTGGCGGGCCTGACATCATTGTTGGCTGGGCTGTGCTATGCAGAGTTTGGTGCCTGGCTTCCCCATTCTGGCTCTGCATATCTCTACACCTATGTCACTATGGGTGAACTCTGGGCTTTCATCACTGGCTGGAACCTTATCCTCTCCCTTGTTGCTCGTGCAGTTATTGTGATCCAGGCCTGGACCTTAACTTTTGACATCTTGTATGGGAACAGGATCTCTGCGACCCTGCATGAGAGCATCTCACAACATGTTCCCCAAGTCATTGCAGACAATCTAGGCTACTTTGCTATGATCCTACTGTTGTTTACCATAGAAATTCAATATCTGATATATCATGACTACCACATAATTTTCAAACTGCTTACATTGGTAAAACTTTTGGTTCTCAGTTTTGTCATCATCTCTGGCTTCATAAAGGGGGACCTGCACAACTGGAAGCTCACAGAAGAGGACTACGTACAGGCTGGACTCAATGACACCTCTAGCTTGGGCCCTCTGGGCTCTGGTGGATTCGTGCCTTTTGGCTTTGAGGGGATTCTCCGTGGAGCAGCTACCTGTTTCTATGCTTTTATAGGCTTCGACAGTATTGTTACCAAAGTTGAGGAAGCCCAGACTCCCCAGCGTTCCATCCCCAAGGGCATTGTGATTTCACTGCTCATCTgctttttggtgtattttggagTCTCTGCAGCACTTACACTCATGGTGCCTTACTACCAGCTTCAACCTGGGAGCACCTTGCCTGAGGCATTTCTCCATATTGGCTGGGCCTCTGCCTATTATGTTGTAGCTTTTTCGATTTTCTTTAGTATTGCTATTGGCAGTTATATGAACTTTACATTCCCCATACGTCAGGTGACATTTATGATGGCAATGGACGGTCTCCTGTTCCCTGTTCTTGCCAGGTTCCTTTTCAGCGCATATGGCCGCTTCCTGACCACTGTGATCTTTGTCACTATTGCAGCAATCATGGCATTCTTCTTTGGACTCACTGATCTTCTGGACCTCAGTTCAATTGGGACCCTGATATCTTATTCCCTGGTAGCTTTTTGTCTTCTCATCATCAGGTATCAGCCTGAGTGGACGAATGAAGAAAACGAAGCACAGGTGCAGGAGGAGAATGGGGGAAATGAGGCGCAGGTGCAGGAGGAGAATTTGGGAAATGAAGCGCAGATGCAGGAGGAGAATGGATCTGCAGCAGAGAAGCTGACTCTACAGGGACTATTCTTTCcaggcagccccacccccactccactctCTGGCCAGGTTGTCGTTGTTTGCTCCTCACTGCTTGTTCTGCTGCTGACTCTTCTCTGCCTGGTGCTGGCCCAGTGGCCAGGTCTGCTCTCTGGAGACCCAGCGCCGATCACAGTGGTTGTGCTGCTCCTGGTGCTCATCACTGGGATCACTGGGGTCATCTGGAGGCAGCCACAGAGCTCCACTCCCTTTCCCTTTAAGGTCCCTGctgtgcctctcctcccactcctgaGCATCTTTGTGAATGTTTGCCTTATGATGCAGATGACAGCTGGAACCTGGCTGAGATTTGGTGTCTGGATGCTGATTGGGTTTGCTCTCTACTTGGGGTATGGGATCTGGCACAACCTGGTGGTTTAA